In one Plasmodium cynomolgi strain B DNA, scaffold: 0018, whole genome shotgun sequence genomic region, the following are encoded:
- a CDS encoding hypothetical protein (putative), whose product ADNLDTFPAHEKYEKLSGTNIDELSCATYCKKLISLKGSKKDVQTLCAKMVTNLKTLHTNSDVGKTQKDRCSFLTHWARYHVMNLFSKNPISNQEKPLLKELNEAIFNVNENITEWNNRCNFYLYGNWDYWKEEKDLHDYFVNHDKINEYADRPNGDTPNKYCIYLNHINDLYKRYIKDCCMCFIRPNFDCEEKCPKYFKCEKKYYPYDLISKLKCSNQKPNDTVEEIFKPVTLDYTVVTRSQIESLNSCNSSTCEQEYNSYDLIHNLNSPNQKPNDSVEETNKSVILDHTVLNRSQIELVNSCNSFMCEPFYKFVSLGYSLLGGGFIFS is encoded by the coding sequence gCTGATAACTTAGATACGTTTCCTgcacatgaaaaatatgaaaaattgaGTGGCACAAATATTGATGAGCTTAGTTGTGCTacatattgtaaaaaattgatatcTTTAAAAGGTAGTAAGAAAGATGTTCAAACACTATGTGCCAAAATGgtaacaaatttaaaaacattgCATACGAATTCTGATGTAGGGAAAACCCAAAAGGAtcgttgttcatttttaactcaTTGGGCTCGTTATCATgtaatgaatttatttagtaAGAATCCTATTTCTAATCAAGAAAAACCTCTTCTTAAAGAGCTTAATGAGGCAATATTCAAcgttaatgaaaatataacaGAATGGAATAATCGGTGTAACTTCTATCTATATGGCAATTGGGATTattggaaagaagaaaaagatttgcatgattattttgtaaatcatgataaaattaatgagTATGCTGATAGGCCCAATGGCGATACCCCCAATAAATATTGTATCTACCTTAACCACATTAATGATTTATACAAAAGATACATAAAGGATTGTTGCATGTGCTTTATTAGACCCAATTTTgattgtgaagaaaaatgcccaaaatattttaagtgtgagaaaaaatattacccTTATGATCTTATTTCTAAATTGAAATGTTCAAATCAAAAACCTAATGACACTGtagaagaaatatttaaaccTGTAACTCTTGATTATACTGTTGTAACCAGAAGTCAAATAGAATCCTTAAATTCGTGTAATAGTTCTACGTGTGAGCAAGAGTATAACTCTTATGATCTTATTCATAACTTGAACAGTCCAAATCAAAAACCTAATGATAGTGtagaagaaacaaataaatcTGTAATTCTTGATCATACAGTTCTAAACAGAAGTCAAATAGAATTAGTAAATTCGTGTAATAGTTTTATGTGCGAgcctttttataaatttgtatCACTTGGTTATTCACTCCTTGGGGgaggttttattttttcttaa